One region of bacterium genomic DNA includes:
- a CDS encoding DUF4336 domain-containing protein has protein sequence MQQLHADLWIADSHLRFIGLEVGARMTVVRLPGPKLLLHSPIAATPDLVREVKALGPVAYIVAPNRLHHLFISEWQRACPDA, from the coding sequence ATGCAACAGCTTCACGCTGATCTTTGGATTGCTGACTCTCACCTCCGCTTTATCGGGCTCGAGGTCGGGGCGCGGATGACGGTCGTGCGCCTTCCGGGGCCCAAGCTGTTGCTGCACTCGCCGATTGCAGCGACCCCTGATCTGGTCCGCGAGGTAAAGGCGCTCGGCCCTGTTGCATACATAGTCGCCCCCAACCGACTCCATCATCTCTTCATCAGTGAGTGGCAGCGCGCCTGTCCGGACGCATT